One genomic segment of Oncorhynchus mykiss isolate Arlee chromosome 10, USDA_OmykA_1.1, whole genome shotgun sequence includes these proteins:
- the LOC110533965 gene encoding transmembrane protein 151B-like, producing the protein MRGGPDSGPPDCRSLGQIPMLTVKSLLVRNKIMPAVNVTGEAPLLNGGRREEQRPCKQSLPGSLCRESHWKCLLLTLLMFGCFATLGWCSFSRVTVMAADEHGLYYGVRARLYHDSPCSNGYVYIPVAFLIMLYLVYLVECWHCFSKTSSLARVKISKVYNRVQRLQQAMPCIWWKAISYHYVRRTRQVTRYRNGDAYTTTQVYHERVNTHAASSEFDYAQHGVKDVSKELLGLLEHPAVRLRFTKCFSFASARAEAAYLTQRARFFAENEGLDDYMEAREGMHLKNVDFREHMLAFPNPAWPPWFSRRRMYWLISALMLSWPLRVVSEYRTAYVHYHVEKLFGENEEVNDNDSTEMGNYRLGQENGQRGGPRLRVISRVNTVDITELEWHIRCNQQMVPSYSEALLMDLNTNNTTSLPSAFTGATHVHMRRSSSYVLQSCPRCCRSTSSSSLPSRVRGNVVMGAGSLTYGTVGRMGGGRLALSRSGFSLGRLHTMRQACLFHSRSLGAGMGSRGDEGGGFLGLGLRRANEESRGVLESEGYEVDENSLQLEEDREQELERVRTEIMQGVACVTETPPAYQEALHLPVLIVHGEESCHGGEDLDAG; encoded by the coding sequence CAGCGTCCCTGTAAACAGTCCCTTCCCGGGTCCCTATGCCGAGAGTCCCACTGGAAGTGCCTGCTCCTCACGCTGCTGATGTTTGGCTGTTTCGCCACGCTGGGATGGTGCTCCTTCTCCCGTGTCACCGTCATGGCTGCCGATGAACACGGCCTCTACTACGGCGTCCGCGCCCGCCTCTACCATGACAGCCCCTGCTCCAACGGCTACGTCTACATCCCGGTGGCCTTCCTGATCATGCTGTACCTGGTCTACCTGGTGGAGTGCTGGCACTGCTTCTCTAAAACATCCTCTCTGGCCCGGGTGAAGATCAGCAAGGTGTACAACAGGGTCCAGAGGCTGCAGCAGGCCATGCCCTGTATCTGGTGGAAGGCCATCAGCTATCACTATGTGAGACGGACACGGCAGGTGACTCGATACCGCAATGGTGACGCTTACACCACCACACAGGTGTACCATGAGCGGGTCAATACACACGCAGCCAGCTCTGAATTTGACTATGCTCAACATGGTGTAAAGGATGTATCCAAGGAGCTGCTTGGCCTTCTGGAGCACCCGGCTGTACGCCTTCGGTTCACCAAGTGTTTCAGTTTTGCCAGTGCTCGTGCCGAGGCCGCCTACCTCACTCAGCGCGCACGCTTCTTCGCAGAGAACGAGGGTCTGGATGACTACATGGAGGCACGGGAGGGCATGCACCTGAAGAACGTGGACTTCCGTGAGCACATGCTGGCCTTTCCTAACCCGGCGTGGCCGCCCTGGTTCTCTCGGCGGCGCATGTATTGGCTGATCTCAGCCCTGATGTTGTCCTGGCCACTACGGGTGGTGTCAGAGTACCGTACGGCGTATGTTCACTACCATGTGGAGAAGCTGTTTGGTGAGAACGAGGAAGTCAATGACAATGACAGCACTGAGATGGGCAACTACCGCTTAGGCCAGGAGAATGGGCAACGCGGTGGCCCCAGATTACGTGTCATATCGAGGGTCAACACTGTGGATATCACTGAACTGGAGTGGCACATTCGCTGTAACCAGCAGATGGTGCCCAGTTACTCCGAGGCCTTGCTGATGGACCTGAACACCAATAACACAACCTCTTTGCCCTCTGCGTTTACCGGGGCAACACATGTCCATATGAGGCGGAGCTCCAGCTACGTCCTACAGAGCTGCCCACGCTGCTGCAGGTCCACCAGCAGCTCCTCGCTCCCCTCGCGAGTCAGGGGAAATGTGGTAATGGGGGCAGGATCTTTGACATATGGGACAGTGGGAAGGATGGGAGGAGGAAGGTTAGCCCTCAGCCGCAGTGGATTCTCTCTGGGCCGTTTGCACACGATGCGCCAGGCCTGCCTGTTTCACTCCCGGAGCCTTGGTGCAGGGATGGGGAGTAGAGGGGATGAAGGTGGTGGGTTTCTGGGACTGGGCCTCCGCCGGGCTAATGAAGAAAGCAGAGGGGTCCTGGAGTCAGAAGGATATGAAGTGGACGAGAATAGTCTGCAgctagaggaggatagagagcaggaactagagagagtgaggaccgAGATCATGCAGGGAGTGGCATGTGTGACAGAGACACCACCAGCCTATCAGGAAGCTCTCCACTTGCCTGTGTTGATTGTCCACGGTGAGGAGAGCTGTCATGGAGGGGAGGACCTTGACGCAGGATAG